The genomic window AGTGATGACGAGGTGTATGCGATTACCGCCTATGTGCTGCATCTCAATGATATCGTGGATTACGATTTCGTTTTGACGCGGGATAACCTCACGGACGTTCATTTGCCCAATGAGAACAATTTTATTCCCGATCAGCGTCCTGACACACGCAACAAGCGGTGCATGAAGCGCTGCAAAGATCCCGCCGACGTGAAGGTGGCTTCCGAAGCCGCGGCGTACATACCCGAAGGGGGGCCCGATGCCCTCTATAGCGAGGCAGAGGCTTTGGATGATGGTCTCGTGACAACGGTGACCGGTGGTGGTGTCTACGAGCGTCACTGTGCGCTGTGCCACGCCGAAGGTATCGGCGGCGCGCCCATGCTGGGAGATGCCGGCGCCTGGGCAGGGCGTATCGAACAGGGCGTCGACGTCCTGTATCGCCACGCCATAGAGGGGTACACCGGTGAAGATGGGATCATGCCGCCCAAAGGGGGGTTTGTGAATCTGCCCGACAATGAAGTCAGTCTGGCTGTGGACTATATTGTGGAGCAGAGTCAATGAAGGAGTGTCCCATGTCCGTACAGCAATCATCCATGCCGTTTTTACCGGCCGCCGCAGCTTTGATTATCGGGATTCTGGCGGTCGTCAATGGCGCTAGCGCTCAGGCTGCCGACAGCGCTTCTATTGCCGAGGGAAAAGAAATCTCGGCGGACCGTAATCGCGGCAACTGCTATTCCTGTCACATGGTCGAGGGCGCAGAGATGACCGGCAACGGTGGGCCACCGCTGATGCAGATGCGGCTGCGATTCCCCGACCGGGATGTGCTGAAAGCCCAGATTGCTGATCCGCGAAATCGAAATCCCAACACCGTGATGCCACCCTACGGCGCTCACGGCATTCTTACGGAGCGCGAGTTGGATCTCGTGACCGACTACATTCATTCACTTTAAGTAAGAAAACACACAGGAGTATCCCATGCAGGGAACATTGACTAGACGGCGTTTCGGTCAGGCGATAGTGGCCTTCGCCGCGCTTGCGACTTTGCCGCTACAGGTATTTGCGCGAAGCAGAGAGGCTTTCAAAGCCGTTAAATCAGACGAGGCGATCACCTCACTATTTGGTGACAAGCCGGTGACGGAGAGCGACGACTTTGAGTTTAAAGTGCCCGATATTGCGGAGGATGGATCTATTGTTCCCGTAACAGTTAGCACAGACATGGAGGGAGTGAAATCCATTGCCCTGCTGGTCGATGCCAACCCCAACCCCCTGTCGGCGCGTTTTCACTTTATGCCCGGTGCGGTGCCCGAGTTCAAAACTCGAATCAAGATGGGCGAGAGCTCCGATGTGCGCGCAGTGATCGAAACTGCTGATGCACTTTATGTGGCCACCAAGAACGTCAAGGTAACCCTTGGCGGTTGCGGCGGTTAAACAAGCACAGGACGGAGAAGTAACATGGACGTAAAACCAATTAAGATTCGCGGTCGTCTCAAAGGCGGCAAAGCATCGGTCAAATGCCTCATGCCCCATCCCATGGAAACCGGCGTGCGCAAAGACCTTGATGGCAACAAGATCCCCGCACACTTCATCGAGACGGTGACCTGTACGAAAAACGGCGAAGTCTTTATTGCTGCCGATTGGGGTGCATCAGTATCCAAGGACCCTTACTTCGGCTTTGTCGTCGCTGACGCAAAAGAGGGAGACGTTATTGAGGTGCGCTGGGAAGACAACCTGGGCAACACTTCCTCCGGTGACATTACTCTGTGAGACAGCGAGGGTTCTCTCCATGCCAGGTAACTTGAAGCAGGGTATTTACGCGGGATTAATTTTCGCGATGGGGGCTGCGGCTATCGCAGGTCCTGAAGAAGACCGCAGCGCGCTGCGCGCATTCTATGAGCAGCGCTTTCCCGGGGTAGAGCTTGATGCCCACGTTGACGGCGCCTATGCCCTTGATGCGGACAAGCGGGAGCAATGGCTGGAGATGGAGGATTTTCCTCCCTACGAGATCGCCATCGACGACGGTGCTGATCTCTATGAAACGCCCCTCGCCGATGGCAGCAGCTACGCCGAATGTCTCGGTGAGGGCGCGCCGGTGGTGAAGCAGCATTTCCCGCGCTTTGATGCACAGAGTGGTCAGGTAGAAACCCTGGAGCAGCGAATCAACAGCTGCCGTACTGCCGCGGGTGATGAGCCCTGGGACTATCTCGGTACCAGGATGAGTTCTCTCATGGCATTTATTGCCTATGAATCCCGCGATGAGACCCTTGCAATCGAAGTCCCTGATGACCCTCGGGCGCAGGCTGCCTATGAGGATGGAAAAGAGTTTTTCTATACCCGTCGGGGGCAGCTCAACTTCGCATGCAGCAGCTGTCACGTTTCCATGGTCGGGAACGCCCTTCGTGCAGAGCGTCTGAGTGCGGCCCTGGGGCACGCCACACACTGGCCCGTGTACCGGCTGAAGTGGAAGGAAGTTGGCCCCTTGCACAAGCGGTTTATCGAGTGCAACTCGCAGGTGCGGGCTGTTCCCCTGGAGGCCCAGAGCGAGTCTTACCGAAACCTTGAATATTTTCTGACGTATATGAGCAACGGTATGGCGCTCAATGGGCCGGCGTCACGGAAGTAGCGAGCTATAAAGAAAAGAGGCTGTAATGAATAAAACAATACATACAGTGATCAGACAGGGTTTGTTAGTGCCGTTACTGCTGAGCCCCGCCGTGGTGTTAGGCGATCCCGTGGAGACCCTTGCGCGGGCGATGGATATCCATCAGCAAGCCCTGGCTGAGGAGCATGGATGGGCCGTGACGGAGCCTCTCATGGAAGAGGCGAGGGCGGCGCTGGAAGCAGGGGACCCGGAGCAGGCCCAGATGCTTGCTGACCGCGCTCTGTTGGTCGCTGAGCAGTCGCTCAAGCAGGCTCAGAGCGAGAAGACCGCCTGGAAGACACGCGTGGTGGGTCGCTAAGGCAGCCTGGCCCCGTCCTTGTTCGGCGGCGCGCGTCTGCGCCGCTCCTAAGTCATTCCTTGAGGAGTCGCCCGTGAATCGACGAGAGTTTATCCAGCTATTGCTTCAGGGTGCCGCTGTCGCTGGAACCAGTGCCTATTTTGGCAGTGCCCAGGCCAGTGCCCGCGCCCTGTACGACCTGGAGAGTTTCGGCAGTGCGCGCATTTTGCATATGACAGACTGCCACGCGCAGTTGAACCCGATTTACTTTCGCGAACCCAATGTCAATATTGGCCTGGGGGAGGCGCATGGACGCTGGCCTCATGTGGTTGGCCGCAATCTGCTTAAAGAGCTCGGAGATATCTCCCCGCGGGATGCCCACGCTTTTACCTACCTCGACTTTGTGCAGGCAGCGGAGAAGTTCGGTCGGGTAGGTGGCTTTGCCCATCTCAAAACCCTGGTGGATCAGCTCCGGGGAGCGGTGGCCGATGGCGGCAGCTTGCTTCTTGATGGGGGGGATACCTGGCAGGGGTCCGGCACGGCGCTGTGGACCCGCGGGCGCGATATGGTGGAGGCCACAAACCTTCTCGGTGTCGACATCATGACGGGACACTGGGAGTTTACCTACCGGGAAGAGGAGATCCTCGAGAACATCGAGGCATTTAATGGCGAATTCCTGGCGCATAACACCTATGCCACAGAGGATGCGCTTTTTGATGGCGTGCCGGTCTACGATGAAGACACAGGTCACGTGTTCAAGCCCTACACGATTCGTGAGATGAATGGACGCCGCGTTGCGGTGATTGGCCAGGCGTTCCCTTACACACCCATCGCAAATCCCAAACGCTTTATCCCCAACTGGACCTTCGGTATCCGGGATGAGGAGTTGAGTCAGCTGGTGGACAGTATTCGCAGTTCAGAAAAACCAGACGCGGTGCTGCTGCTCTCGCACAATGGTATGGATGTTGATCTCAAGCTCGCAAGCCGCGTGTCGGGTATCGACTTTATCCTCGGTGGGCACACTCATGATGGTATGCCGCGTCCCATAGAGGTGGAAAACTCCGGGGGCAAAACCGTCGTGACCAACGCCGGGAGCAATGGAAAATTTGTCGCCGTGCTTGATCTGGAGTTTGGTAACGACGGGGTTAGCGGTTATCGCTACAAATTACTTCCGGTGTTTTCCGACTTGCTGGTACCCAATACCGCCATGCAGGCGCATATCAATGCTGTGCGCGCGCCCCACCGGGAGGTATTGGAAGAGGAGCTGGCGGTCGCGGACTCCCTGCTATACCGCCGGGGTAATTTCAACGGCAGCTTCGACCAGCTCATTGTGGATGCCATGCGCGAGGAGCTCGATGCGCAAATAGCCCTGTCTCCCGGTTTCCGCTGGGGGACCACGGTGATGCCCGGCGAGGCTATCACGATGGATCGACTGCTTGATCAAACCTGCATGACGTATCCGGAGACCTATGTGCGGGAGATGAGTGGTGCAGAGCTTAGGAACATTCTCGAGAGCGTCGCGGATAATCTCTTTAATGCCGACCCCTACTATCAGCAGGGGGGAGATATGGTGCGCACGGGCGGATTCAACTATCGCCTGGACCCTAAAGCTGCGATGGGAAGCCGGGTCTCAGACATGACCCTGGCTAACGGCAAGCGGATGCAGGATGGCGGATCTTATAAAGTCGCCGGCTGGGCCACCGTGGGCTCTGCGTCGACCGGTGATCCTGTCTGGGAGGTTGTGGCGAGGTATTTGCGCGCGCAAAAGTCCGTGCGAATCGAGCGCCTGGAGTCCCCTACGCTCATGAACGTCAGGGGGAACCCCGGAATAGCGGACTACCGCGGCACTTTCTCCTGACCTATCTTTACCCGCTGCCCCGTCGACGTCACTACCAGCTGAGGGTTCCGGCAATGATCTGTTCCAGAAGTTGGTGCACCGCCGCGTAATCGGCCTGCTCCAGTTCCGGGGCCCGAATACTCAGATTCACCGTGTCAGGGGTCTCGCTGAGCGTGTAAATAGAGATGCTGTAGGGACAGAGCGTGATGTTATGGGGGTTGCTCAGGGTCAGCTCGTAGGTAAGTTCTGCACTACAGAACAGAAGGGACTCGGCATTTTCATAGACCTGCTTTTTAGCGCCGGTGGCATCAGCGGTGCGCCTAAGCATGCTCGCCAGGTGGGCGGTATAAGAAATCACCAGCCCCTCATCCTGAATCGCCTGTACCAGATCATCGCGAACGTTGTGATAAAGCCCCTGGGTTTTGTAAACCCAGGACGACCCCACAACCTCGGGTTTGGGCAGCGTCTGCGTCCAGCCGGGGCTCGCCGGCAACACCAGGGTGCTTAATAACAATGCCGTTAGGAAGAAGGCGCCTTTGCCGGGCTTGGGAAGGTTCATAGGGCTATTTTCGCAGTCTTGATCATGGATCGCTCCGCATAAAGTCTATGGCAATCTCCACAAGTTCATCGGCGTAAAGATCGCGGAAAAAGTGATCAGCACCGTCTATCTCCTGTACCGATACCGTCGGCGCTCGTTCTGCCATCGCTGCAGCAAGTCCTGCGGCAATTTGATCATCACTTCCTGCAATGACAAGCATCGGCATGGGTAACTGCGCAAGAACCGTCGGGGTGTCACGGAGCGGATCCCTGCGGTAGTAGGACGCAAAGCTGGCAGCGGTCGCCTGCGTCTTATCACAATAGAGTAAGCCGACATTCCCGGGCATGGCTGTGTCACCTTTCCCCGCCGCAATCCGTGTCTCGGCCTCGGCGAGAAGATCCTCCAAAGCACCGTTATGACGTGTCATGTAGGCTCTTCGGGATTCCTCCCAGGACCACTGCGGTGGTGCAATGAGCACCAGTCGTTTCAGGTGATGATCTTCGCTGTCCTCTATATAACGCGCTAACTGATTGGCACCGCGGGAATGACCCACTGCGGTAATGTTCCTGGCGCCCTCGTTAAACAGCCATCGGGACCAGCGGGCGAGTTCCTGGCCCGCATCGTCTTCCCGGTGGGTGTGTAAACTGTCGCAGGCGAACGCGCCCCTGCGGTTGTCGATACCGAGACTCAGGTTTATGGCCAGGGTGCTGACACCCTCATCACCCAGAAGGGTTTCCAGGGATTGGATGATCTCCGTGTCTCTATGAGAAAGGGTTCCATGGAGGATCAGGGCGACGTCACCCTCAGGCCAGGTGGCACTGCGCAAAAGTCGTCCTGACAGCGTGGGTTGCAGATCCTTAAGCTGAATCTCTTCAGCAAAGGCAGCGGTGCCCTCAAAGCAGAGGACAAGGAGAGTGAAAAGCGCCGTCACTACGGTCCGGTAACTACTGGTTTTCATGGCAAACATCACCGATACTCGTAAGAGAAAGTCATTGTACGTACTGGGTGGCGTGGAACGCCAGCTGCGCAGCTACAGCACTTGTTATTAGTTGAATCAGGAGTTTTTGATGCGATCTTTTTTACGCAACGCCGTTGTTTTGCCTGTCCTCGTGTCCGCTGCTATGACGGTCAGTAATGCATGGTCCGCAGAGCCTACCCTCGGCCCCGTCGTGCCGAACTTCGGCCCCGTGATGGCGCCACCGGCAGGGTCCTTCAATCTTGATCCGAATGTGCACTACAAAGTGTCCATGGATATGTATACCACACCGGATTTTCCCGGCGATCAGAATCGACACCTGACATCCGCGGCACGATTTTTGAACATGCATGCCCGCAATGGCATACCGGCAGAGAACATCGAGTTTGCTCTCATCGTTCACGGAAAGGCAGCCAAGGATCTGTTGACCGATGAGGCCTATGAGGAGCGCTATAACGAACCGAACCCCAATACGGCATTGCTCGAAGAGCTGCACGCGGCGAACGTGCCCATTTATCTTTGCAGCCAAACCGCCGCTTTTCGAGGCATGGCACCGGAAGAGTTCAGCCCTACGGTCACCATGTCGCTCTCAGCGATGACGGCTCATGTGCGTTTGCAACAGGAAGGCTATACCCTCGTTCCGTTCTAGAAACCCCGGAAGGGGACTACCCGGGTTTTGGATTCAGGGTACCCGGAACCTGAGATCGTCCACGACGAATTGCCAGTAGTGCTCGGTTGCAAGCTGTAGCCGGGTAATTCCTTCGTAGTCGGCTTGAAAGTAAATCGGGGTTAGATGGCTGAGCCTTATGCTGTCTTCGGCGACGATCTCATCGCCACGCCAGGCCTTTACGTGCAAGGTCTCGCCTTCAGCGTTGTGCCAGGCTATAGAAAAGTAACCGCCTACAAAATCGAAAGTTTCACCGGCCTTTCTTGCGCTTATGGTGACCGGGTGACCGGAGCTGTTGTAGGCCACCATAGACCCGCTCATAAGCCCGTTGATGTAGCCCGGGCCCTTGTAAAACTGATTATCCACCGCCAGGAGGTAGTCCCAGGCAAGGCCGGCGTAACCCGAGGCAATCTTTTCTATGGGGGAACGGTCCAGATCATCGAAGCCTACGGTAGTCGCCGGGACTCCCGGCCCCCCAGTGCTTCCTGAGGGGACGGCGCTGCCCAGCACCACGGGCGCGTAGGCAAGATCAACCACTCTCTCGCCCCTCTTTCCCGTGCCGACCTCCGCTGTGGCGACCTCCCTTGGGGGCGACAAGCGCCAGATACCGGGGGACAGAGCTTCCTCAAATCCCCCTTCCCTGTTGAGGAAGATTTCCTGGCTTTCGCCCGTAGCTTTCCGGGCGGTAGCAGCGCGCTTACCCGCTCCATCCAAGGAGCCACGGACGGTCAGGGGTGGCGCCAGTCCGACGACCCCCGGCGGGTTTTCTGCGCCAATGCCGGCGATGGCTCCGGGCACGTCAATAAATGTTGTTGTCTGGGCGGCATTCTTCGTAGTGACCTCCCAGCCGGGCGGTGGCAGCAGCTTAAAGCGATAGTTCACGCCCGTTTGACGGATGTCGGCCTCATCGCCCCCTTTCTGCATACTGAAGTTGGTAAAACCATTGATATTGGAACGCTCAATACGCGTGCTCCCGTCGGGACGGGTGAGGCGCACGGCAATGCGGTGGAGAGGTTTATCGCCCAGATCAAAAATGCCATTCCGGTTTCGGTCACTAAAGGCAAAGACGGAGATGTTCAGTTTTGATGCCGTTTGTCGCTGCCAGTCTCGCGGTGCATAAAGCGCCGCATTGGCCTGCGCTTTGTCCGGAGCGATGAGTGCCCGAAGCTCCGGTTTTAACAGCAGCAGCGTAGCGGCGCTCCCCGCCGCAAAGGCGACTACCGTGGCCAGGGATAGAACGCGCTTCACGTCTTTTTATCGGCGCTCGCGTTTAAGATCTTGCGTACGGAGTCAGGCACCGGCATGGGTTTGCGGCTGTCGCGGTTCACAAACACCTGGATAAAACTCCCCTTCGCCAAAGCCTCGCCGTCGCTGACGCGGCGCATAGAGAACCCCAGAGTTGCGCTGGTGTTACCCAGTTTCTCGTAACCTACTTCCACTTCCACCTCGTCGCCGGCATGGCATTCATGGATGTAATCGCAGCTGGCGTTAACGGTAAACACATAGGAGGGAAGCTTGGCGGTGTCGCTCCAGTCAAAACCCAGTTCGCGCATGTAGTTACCCGCGACCTCATCGGCAAAGACCAGGTAGTTGGCAAAAAACATATGCCCCTGGGCGTCCGTGTCTCGAAAGCGAACACGCATGATTTCTTTGTAGCTGTCTATGTAAGCCGTGTGCACGGTCATTCCTTTTTCAATTGCTGGGCTAATTCCTGCAGGCGGCTGATCTGCCGGCTAATGGATTCCAACTCCTCGCCGAGTTCCTCGCGAAGCTGGTCCTGACCTGCGGCAATGCTGTCTCGGGCATCGAGCACTTCCTGTTCGGTGTAGTGTTCCACGGCGTCGACGATGATGCCAATAAACAGGTTGAGCATGGTGAAGGTCGTACCCAGTATGAATATGACAAAGAACAGCCAGGCCATGGGGCTGTGCTCCATGGCGGGTCGGGCGATCTGGGATGCCCAGCTTTCCAGGGTCATTACCTGAAAAAGAGTGAAGAAGGTTCGCCCCAGATTGCCAAACTCTGTGGGCATGTCAGTGCTGAAGAGCCCCGTCGCAATAACGGCGGCAACATAGTAAAGAATGATGAGAACCACGCCGATTGATGCCAGGCCCGGCAATGCGGAGAGGAGGGCGCCAACGACCTTGCGCATGGAGGGCGCAAGGGTCAGAAGTCGCAATACTCGTAAAACCCTCAGGGTTCTCAGTACGGCGAGGGGGCCCGTCGCGGGGATGAGTGCGATAGCAACCACAGCGAAGTCGAACACGCTCCAGGGATCACGCCAGAATTTTTTGCCATAGACAATGACCCTCGCGGCAATTTCCAGGACGAAAATAAATAATATGACGGTGTCTATTTCGTGAATCATCACCCCATAGCGCGTCATAAACTCCGGCGAGGTCTCAAGGCCCAGCACCACAGCGTTAATGATTATGAGCACGGTGATTACGCGTTGAAACAGGGGCTGCTCCAGGATACTGCGAAGCTTTGCCAGGGTTTGCTGGTCAGTCATACCGGCCTCCACGAGAAAGGTTCATCCGAGGTTCAATAAGTCACAAGGGACAGTGTAGATCCATCCTTCGGGCAAAGTCTCAGGGACTTTTCCTGACAGCAACGATAAAAAGCCGCGGTAATCGCAGCATCACATGACCATCACACAACCTCGGATATGCCCTTGTGATGGCCTCGAGGTAATCGGATTCAAAAGCATCGCGTTTACCGGCCGGCAGCTTATCCAAAAAAGGTTTCAGTCCCGTGGTCTTGAACCAGGCCACAATGTCCCGGGGTCCCGCGAGCAAATGCTGATACTGGGTTTCCCAGATGCGCTGGGATTCGCTGAAGGGCGAGAGGTATTCGTAGTACTCCCGGGGCGTCGGCAGCTCGCCGCGTTCTGATTGAAACCCCTCAAAGTAGGTCGCGTAATCCGGCGAGGTGGCAAGCTCGCGCATCAGCCGGTGACTCGCCTCGCCGAGATTATTGGGCATTTGCACTGCCAGCACTCCCCCGGGGCCTAGGGTCGCCATGAGCTTTGGAAGTAGTGCGCGGTGCTCGGGCAGCCAGTGGAGGCTGGCATTGGCAAAGAGCATGTCGGTCGCCTCTTCAGGGGTAAAGGAGCCAATGTTTCCCTCGCTGAAGCGGGCTTGGGGTACCCGCGTGGCAGCCCGAGCCAGCATCGCAGACGACTGATCAATACCTTGGACAGTCGCCTCAGGCCAGCGCTTTGCGAGGAGCGCCGTGGACAGACCCGACCCGCAGCCGAGGTCCACGATGCTTCGGGGCCGGGCGTCTGCCAGGGCAGCGATGAGATCTCTCACCGCCAGCTGCCGCTGGTCGGCAAAATAGTCGTAGTGCGCTGCGTTCCAATCGCTCACGGCTTGGACTCATGACTCGGGGAGTTAAAGACTGCCTTCAGATACCGCGGGCGTCCAGTGCGGCGCGAATGCGCCGATGCTCGGTCTCGTCTATGGGGAAACGCCACATCATGGCCACCGAGCAGAGTTTGAAGATAATGCTGGGCCCGGCGTAAAGCACCGCCAGGAGACGGACGTTGTCGGCAGAGTTTTCGATGGTGGCGTCAAAACCCGCCCACTCCAGTGCAGGAAAGATCAGGCCCACCGCCAGCGCGAAGGCCAGTTTGGATGCCGTGCCCCAGAGCGCAAAGAAGAGCCCGGGTCGACGCCGGTTGTTTTCCAACGCATCCCACTCAATAAGATCCCCGTTGATTGCCGTGGGTAGTGCCAGATCAGCACCGATCATCAGCCCCGTGCCAACGACAATCATGGTGTATAGGACTACGTCACCACTGCCGAGGAAGGGGGCCAGGGCAAAAAACGCACAGGAACCCAGGACTGCGATGCACCAGCTGCGGTGTTTCCCCAGACGCTTGGAAATGGCCACCCAGACGGGCACAGATATAGCGCTGCACACGAAGTAGCCAAAGAGCATGGGGCCTGCGATGCCCGGCTCTTCGAGAACATGGGTCACGTAGAGCAAAAACAGGG from Congregibacter litoralis KT71 includes these protein-coding regions:
- a CDS encoding c-type cytochrome, which codes for MRNLLNQCRGAVIAAASFSCLVASTATLAADNERFGYGSPATAEQIAGWDIDVRADGQGLPPGEGSVEDGEWLYEEKCALCHGSFGESVGGYPALAGGEGSLTDPRPKKTVGSYWRYTSTLWDYIHRAMPFTQPESLSDDEVYAITAYVLHLNDIVDYDFVLTRDNLTDVHLPNENNFIPDQRPDTRNKRCMKRCKDPADVKVASEAAAYIPEGGPDALYSEAEALDDGLVTTVTGGGVYERHCALCHAEGIGGAPMLGDAGAWAGRIEQGVDVLYRHAIEGYTGEDGIMPPKGGFVNLPDNEVSLAVDYIVEQSQ
- the soxX gene encoding sulfur oxidation c-type cytochrome SoxX, with amino-acid sequence MSVQQSSMPFLPAAAALIIGILAVVNGASAQAADSASIAEGKEISADRNRGNCYSCHMVEGAEMTGNGGPPLMQMRLRFPDRDVLKAQIADPRNRNPNTVMPPYGAHGILTERELDLVTDYIHSL
- the soxY gene encoding thiosulfate oxidation carrier protein SoxY; the protein is MQGTLTRRRFGQAIVAFAALATLPLQVFARSREAFKAVKSDEAITSLFGDKPVTESDDFEFKVPDIAEDGSIVPVTVSTDMEGVKSIALLVDANPNPLSARFHFMPGAVPEFKTRIKMGESSDVRAVIETADALYVATKNVKVTLGGCGG
- the soxZ gene encoding thiosulfate oxidation carrier complex protein SoxZ codes for the protein MDVKPIKIRGRLKGGKASVKCLMPHPMETGVRKDLDGNKIPAHFIETVTCTKNGEVFIAADWGASVSKDPYFGFVVADAKEGDVIEVRWEDNLGNTSSGDITL
- the soxA gene encoding sulfur oxidation c-type cytochrome SoxA, translating into MPGNLKQGIYAGLIFAMGAAAIAGPEEDRSALRAFYEQRFPGVELDAHVDGAYALDADKREQWLEMEDFPPYEIAIDDGADLYETPLADGSSYAECLGEGAPVVKQHFPRFDAQSGQVETLEQRINSCRTAAGDEPWDYLGTRMSSLMAFIAYESRDETLAIEVPDDPRAQAAYEDGKEFFYTRRGQLNFACSSCHVSMVGNALRAERLSAALGHATHWPVYRLKWKEVGPLHKRFIECNSQVRAVPLEAQSESYRNLEYFLTYMSNGMALNGPASRK
- the soxB gene encoding thiosulfohydrolase SoxB; translation: MNRREFIQLLLQGAAVAGTSAYFGSAQASARALYDLESFGSARILHMTDCHAQLNPIYFREPNVNIGLGEAHGRWPHVVGRNLLKELGDISPRDAHAFTYLDFVQAAEKFGRVGGFAHLKTLVDQLRGAVADGGSLLLDGGDTWQGSGTALWTRGRDMVEATNLLGVDIMTGHWEFTYREEEILENIEAFNGEFLAHNTYATEDALFDGVPVYDEDTGHVFKPYTIREMNGRRVAVIGQAFPYTPIANPKRFIPNWTFGIRDEELSQLVDSIRSSEKPDAVLLLSHNGMDVDLKLASRVSGIDFILGGHTHDGMPRPIEVENSGGKTVVTNAGSNGKFVAVLDLEFGNDGVSGYRYKLLPVFSDLLVPNTAMQAHINAVRAPHREVLEEELAVADSLLYRRGNFNGSFDQLIVDAMREELDAQIALSPGFRWGTTVMPGEAITMDRLLDQTCMTYPETYVREMSGAELRNILESVADNLFNADPYYQQGGDMVRTGGFNYRLDPKAAMGSRVSDMTLANGKRMQDGGSYKVAGWATVGSASTGDPVWEVVARYLRAQKSVRIERLESPTLMNVRGNPGIADYRGTFS
- a CDS encoding alpha/beta hydrolase, with the translated sequence MKTSSYRTVVTALFTLLVLCFEGTAAFAEEIQLKDLQPTLSGRLLRSATWPEGDVALILHGTLSHRDTEIIQSLETLLGDEGVSTLAINLSLGIDNRRGAFACDSLHTHREDDAGQELARWSRWLFNEGARNITAVGHSRGANQLARYIEDSEDHHLKRLVLIAPPQWSWEESRRAYMTRHNGALEDLLAEAETRIAAGKGDTAMPGNVGLLYCDKTQATAASFASYYRRDPLRDTPTVLAQLPMPMLVIAGSDDQIAAGLAAAMAERAPTVSVQEIDGADHFFRDLYADELVEIAIDFMRSDP
- a CDS encoding DsrE family protein — translated: MRSFLRNAVVLPVLVSAAMTVSNAWSAEPTLGPVVPNFGPVMAPPAGSFNLDPNVHYKVSMDMYTTPDFPGDQNRHLTSAARFLNMHARNGIPAENIEFALIVHGKAAKDLLTDEAYEERYNEPNPNTALLEELHAANVPIYLCSQTAAFRGMAPEEFSPTVTMSLSAMTAHVRLQQEGYTLVPF
- a CDS encoding thioesterase family protein — its product is MTVHTAYIDSYKEIMRVRFRDTDAQGHMFFANYLVFADEVAGNYMRELGFDWSDTAKLPSYVFTVNASCDYIHECHAGDEVEVEVGYEKLGNTSATLGFSMRRVSDGEALAKGSFIQVFVNRDSRKPMPVPDSVRKILNASADKKT
- a CDS encoding ion transporter, with protein sequence MTDQQTLAKLRSILEQPLFQRVITVLIIINAVVLGLETSPEFMTRYGVMIHEIDTVILFIFVLEIAARVIVYGKKFWRDPWSVFDFAVVAIALIPATGPLAVLRTLRVLRVLRLLTLAPSMRKVVGALLSALPGLASIGVVLIILYYVAAVIATGLFSTDMPTEFGNLGRTFFTLFQVMTLESWASQIARPAMEHSPMAWLFFVIFILGTTFTMLNLFIGIIVDAVEHYTEQEVLDARDSIAAGQDQLREELGEELESISRQISRLQELAQQLKKE
- the tam gene encoding trans-aconitate 2-methyltransferase; its protein translation is MSDWNAAHYDYFADQRQLAVRDLIAALADARPRSIVDLGCGSGLSTALLAKRWPEATVQGIDQSSAMLARAATRVPQARFSEGNIGSFTPEEATDMLFANASLHWLPEHRALLPKLMATLGPGGVLAVQMPNNLGEASHRLMRELATSPDYATYFEGFQSERGELPTPREYYEYLSPFSESQRIWETQYQHLLAGPRDIVAWFKTTGLKPFLDKLPAGKRDAFESDYLEAITRAYPRLCDGHVMLRLPRLFIVAVRKSP